Sequence from the Bacteroidales bacterium genome:
AACCTTCCACTGAGTTTTTTGAGAACCTGCTTTTTGAGGAGATTGCTAAATTAGATCCCAATATTCCCTCTTGGGTTGAAGATGAAAGCAAGAGTATTGGCTCTGTTTTTATTCCCAATGAATTTTTCAGTCAAATGCTCAATAGTCCTGTTATTGCAATTGAACTTCCTACAGAAATTAGAATAGAAAGACTTGCTAAAGATTACACAAATTGTGATCCCGAATTACTTACTGCATCGGTTAATAGAATTACTAAACGGCTGGGTAGTGATAATGCAAGTAGGGCCATCAAAAGCATTCAAGAAGGTCGTTTTGATGAAGCAATTGAGATCACTCTAAAGTATTACGACAAAACTTATCTTTATGGTTTAAGTACTAAAAAAATCAAACCAACCATAGTCCAACTCAACAAGAATGATATTATAATGAACAGTAAGATTTTGATTGAAAAACTGAAGGAATCCCTATAAAGCAAAAAACCCCATTCGCTGGGGTTTTTTTATGTCTTGAAATTTTTACATTGATTGATTTATACACATAACGGGAATCTTCGATTCATTTGCTATAACATACTGTTCTTGAGCTCCAAAGACGTAGTCAGTAAAATCAAGACTTCCAGATGTCATTATCAGAATAAGATCCGCTTCAATATCAAGAGCTAATTTTACAATCTCCTCTTGAAACTTACTTCCTTTTCCTGCACTGTGTATCTCGTATGGAATATTATAACTTTCGAGATGTTTTTTAGCAAAAGCAAGGTTATAATTTACCTTTTTTTGAACCCCTGAATCAAATGCATTAGGCAAAATAATATGAATCTGTGATTTATATTGAATAGATACCTTAATTGCCCATGTCAATTTTTCCTTTTCATCAAAACTAAAGTCAAGGGGCATCACAACATGCTCAAAAACCCGTTTCTCTTTTGGTTCATCCTGCACAACAAGGAAAGGAACACTAGAACCAGCAATAACCTTAAGAGCCCAACTACCAGTAAGTTTCTGAACTCCTTTGATTCCATGAGTTCCCATAATAACAAGATCTGCATTAACCTCAGCAGCATAATCGCTAATTGTATGAAAGATATTTCCTTCCATTACAGCAGTTTTCACCTCAATTCCGTACTGTTCCTTAATTCGGTTATAATCAATTTTTAACTTCTCGGTCGTCTCCTTTTCGGAAAGTCGACCCTTAGCGAATAACCCTCCCGCTTCAACAACATGGATTAGTTCCACCTGAGAAGCCGTTGCCAATGATCCAATTTTAACAGCGTACTTAAGCGCATTCTCGGCTACTGGCGTAAAATCCCAGGGAATTAATAATCGAAGAGTATTATTTTCCATATCTAACAAAGTTTAGCCTATAACATGGATAATTTTACCATATAAAGTTAATAAACTTTATATATTTGATCCTAGAAAAAATCTAAAAACCTTGCTGTTTTGATTATATACAACATATTTTTAACTATTTCTGTTCATAATTTTGCTAGCAATATTTCGCAGGATGTCTTTTCGGCTTGAACTTATATTGACTTTTTCAATTGATTCGATTGCCTTATTATAATAACTTGTTATTAGTAGCTCTGTCTCCTCCTTTACATTAGTTTCATTAAAAATATTAACTACCTCGATAATCTTTGTATGAGGATCGATGTCATTTTGCTGATATAACATCTTTAATTTATCCAATTTCGCTCCTCTGGCATTGCAAAACGCCTTGACTGCTAAAATCGTTTTTTTATTCGCAACAATATCACCACCCTGTTTTTTTCCAAAAACATTGGTGTCTCCATACACATCAAGCAAATCATCTTGTAACTGAAAAGCCATACCTAGATTTAAGCCAAAATCTCCAATTAAAGTAACATCTGAACTCTTTGCTTCTCCAATAATTGCTCCAATTTGTAATGCCCCCTTAAGCAAAACTGCTGTTTTAAGTTCTATCATTTTCGTATACTC
This genomic interval carries:
- a CDS encoding polyprenyl synthetase family protein, with translation MIIQLLKKMYSVEELSELVEKALTTMEFPKEPNNLYDPIKYVLLSGGKRIRPILTLSSCNMFKETLNDAIYPALAIEMFHNFTLVHDDIMDNADIRRGKETIHKKWNSSVAILSGDAMTIFAYKLLVKTDQKFILPIIEIFNSFSLGICEGQQVDMDFENVRYTSLEEYTKMIELKTAVLLKGALQIGAIIGEAKSSDVTLIGDFGLNLGMAFQLQDDLLDVYGDTNVFGKKQGGDIVANKKTILAVKAFCNARGAKLDKLKMLYQQNDIDPHTKIIEVVNIFNETNVKEETELLITSYYNKAIESIEKVNISSSRKDILRNIASKIMNRNS
- a CDS encoding universal stress protein encodes the protein MENNTLRLLIPWDFTPVAENALKYAVKIGSLATASQVELIHVVEAGGLFAKGRLSEKETTEKLKIDYNRIKEQYGIEVKTAVMEGNIFHTISDYAAEVNADLVIMGTHGIKGVQKLTGSWALKVIAGSSVPFLVVQDEPKEKRVFEHVVMPLDFSFDEKEKLTWAIKVSIQYKSQIHIILPNAFDSGVQKKVNYNLAFAKKHLESYNIPYEIHSAGKGSKFQEEIVKLALDIEADLILIMTSGSLDFTDYVFGAQEQYVIANESKIPVMCINQSM